In one Syntrophales bacterium genomic region, the following are encoded:
- a CDS encoding hydrogenase iron-sulfur subunit, which translates to MAENLEKEKWEPKIVAIVCNWCTYAGADLAGISRIQYPPNVRIIRVPCTGRINPFYIVKALQEGADGVLVSGCHPGECHYISGNLVARRKFAALKSFLNYIGIEGDRTIFTWVSASEGDRFAQVIRGVTAKVKALGPAEKMIKQIG; encoded by the coding sequence ATGGCTGAAAATTTGGAAAAAGAAAAATGGGAACCCAAAATTGTCGCAATTGTCTGCAACTGGTGCACCTATGCCGGTGCCGATCTGGCGGGCATCAGCAGAATTCAGTATCCGCCCAATGTGAGAATTATCCGGGTTCCCTGCACCGGCAGGATTAATCCTTTTTATATAGTGAAAGCACTTCAGGAAGGGGCAGACGGGGTTCTGGTTTCCGGTTGTCATCCCGGCGAGTGCCACTATATATCGGGAAATTTGGTTGCCCGCCGCAAGTTTGCCGCGTTAAAAAGTTTCCTGAATTACATCGGCATCGAAGGCGACAGGACGATATTTACCTGGGTCTCCGCCTCCGAAGGCGACCGTTTTGCGCAAGTCATCAGGGGTGTGACCGCCAAGGTCAAGGCCCTCGGACCTGCTGAAAAAATGATCAAGCAAATTGGTTAA
- a CDS encoding Coenzyme F420 hydrogenase/dehydrogenase, beta subunit C-terminal domain: protein MVENIEIKLRDEAKRLLLEKSVDVIIGYETGTLPLTATPCFINSPEEAEKLVFNELCTQNIAKYVHDFITNHKNSQKRVKPEDRKKKVIGVVARGCTTRSLVLHLQERQYDRDEVHIIGVPCEGYLDRKKLEKTLQGEEILDGNVENGQIKVKTAAGDKTLSRADLLADNCRACRFNNPIISDIIIGSPAPAMNPDNEYEKINEFEKKSLAERWAHFTKEMGKCLRCYACRQACPSCYCPTCFAEQSQPQWVGIGDDESDTQVFQCMRLFHMVGRCVDCGSCVSVCTTGVDLRNYLKKEEKDCWELFGSRAGSSLEEMPPLGKYGEHDKQDFIYNP from the coding sequence ATGGTGGAAAACATCGAAATAAAATTACGGGACGAAGCAAAAAGGCTGCTTTTGGAAAAAAGTGTTGATGTCATTATCGGCTATGAAACGGGAACATTGCCTTTGACTGCGACCCCATGCTTTATAAACTCTCCGGAAGAAGCCGAGAAACTGGTCTTCAACGAGCTCTGCACGCAAAATATTGCTAAATATGTCCATGATTTTATCACTAATCACAAGAATTCCCAGAAGCGCGTCAAACCGGAAGACCGCAAAAAGAAGGTTATCGGCGTTGTCGCCCGCGGCTGCACAACCAGGTCACTTGTTCTCCATCTCCAGGAGAGACAGTACGACCGCGATGAAGTGCATATCATCGGCGTCCCCTGCGAAGGGTATCTGGACAGAAAAAAACTGGAGAAAACGTTGCAGGGTGAAGAAATTCTGGATGGGAATGTTGAAAACGGACAGATTAAAGTCAAGACCGCCGCCGGGGATAAAACTCTTTCCCGGGCCGATCTTCTTGCCGACAACTGCCGCGCCTGCCGGTTTAATAATCCGATTATTTCCGACATCATTATCGGGTCTCCGGCCCCGGCCATGAACCCGGATAATGAATACGAAAAAATTAATGAATTTGAGAAAAAATCCCTTGCAGAGCGCTGGGCTCACTTCACAAAGGAAATGGGGAAATGCCTCCGCTGTTACGCCTGCCGTCAGGCCTGTCCTTCCTGTTACTGTCCGACGTGCTTTGCCGAACAGAGCCAGCCGCAGTGGGTGGGCATCGGTGATGACGAGAGCGATACGCAGGTATTTCAATGTATGCGCTTATTTCACATGGTCGGCCGTTGTGTTGATTGCGGCTCCTGTGTTTCCGTTTGCACGACGGGTGTTGACCTGCGCAACTATTTGAAAAAGGAAGAAAAGGATTGTTGGGAACTTTTCGGCAGCAGGGCGGGCTCTTCGCTGGAAGAGATGCCGCCCTTGGGCAAATACGGCGAGCATGACAAGCAGGATTTTATCTACAACCCATAA
- a CDS encoding 4Fe-4S dicluster domain-containing protein, giving the protein MKTFLNEVNERIDGVVLQRCYHCRRCTAGCPVAAYMEYNPNKVIRMIQNGKRAEVLNSSTIWLCLSCETCVTRCPNEVDIARMMDVLRQMAIESGVVAHEKNILKFHEAFLSNIKMLGRINEPLLMVQYKLKSGDLFSDMLLGADMLAKGKLSLLSPRTKDLKSVKDIFEKNQAQGDKFL; this is encoded by the coding sequence ATGAAAACTTTCCTGAATGAAGTTAATGAGCGGATTGACGGAGTGGTCCTGCAGAGATGCTATCACTGCCGCAGGTGCACTGCCGGCTGTCCCGTCGCTGCCTACATGGAATATAACCCGAACAAGGTTATAAGGATGATTCAAAACGGCAAACGCGCTGAAGTACTCAACAGCTCGACCATCTGGCTTTGTCTTTCCTGCGAAACCTGCGTAACCCGCTGTCCCAATGAGGTGGATATAGCGCGGATGATGGATGTTTTAAGGCAGATGGCAATTGAGTCCGGCGTTGTCGCTCACGAGAAAAACATCCTGAAATTCCACGAGGCCTTCCTTTCCAATATCAAAATGTTGGGCAGAATCAATGAGCCCCTGCTGATGGTGCAGTATAAATTAAAATCCGGTGATTTGTTTTCGGACATGCTTCTGGGTGCAGATATGCTTGCCAAAGGCAAATTGTCCCTGTTGTCGCCACGGACTAAGGATTTGAAATCCGTGAAAGACATCTTTGAAAAAAATCAGGCCCAGGGGGATAAATTTCTTTAG
- a CDS encoding CoB--CoM heterodisulfide reductase iron-sulfur subunit B family protein, giving the protein MKVSYYPGCSLHATGKEYDQSMRTVSSALGIELREVEDWSCCGASSAHSTNFDLSIALSARNMIIAQRDDRDVMVPCAACFNRFKTAEHHLKTDEKLKTRIEGIVGAKYEGGNAIRNPIDIIYNEIGLDTLAAKVTKQLSGLRPVAYYGCLLLRPPEVCAFDNYENPHLLGDILDALGADVHNWSYKTCCCGGSLAISKTNIVVNMVDRLMRAAREAGANCVVTACPLCMNNLDMRPSPELKMPVFYFTELMALAMELSGAEETFKSHIFDPRPLLRGLKLI; this is encoded by the coding sequence TTGAAGGTTTCCTACTATCCCGGCTGCTCTCTGCATGCGACGGGAAAAGAATATGACCAGTCAATGAGGACTGTCAGCAGCGCACTGGGGATTGAACTCAGGGAAGTTGAAGACTGGTCCTGCTGTGGGGCTTCGTCCGCGCACAGCACAAATTTCGACCTCTCCATTGCCCTGTCGGCGCGCAACATGATTATCGCTCAGAGGGACGACAGGGATGTCATGGTTCCCTGCGCCGCCTGTTTCAATCGTTTCAAAACGGCTGAACATCATCTGAAAACCGACGAGAAACTGAAAACAAGGATTGAAGGCATCGTCGGCGCCAAATACGAGGGTGGAAACGCAATCCGCAATCCGATAGATATTATTTACAATGAAATCGGTTTGGATACGCTGGCAGCAAAAGTGACTAAACAATTGTCCGGGTTAAGGCCGGTTGCCTATTACGGCTGTCTGCTTTTACGGCCCCCGGAGGTCTGTGCCTTCGATAATTACGAAAACCCTCACCTGCTTGGCGACATATTGGATGCGCTCGGCGCTGATGTACACAACTGGTCCTATAAAACCTGTTGCTGCGGTGGCAGTTTGGCCATCAGTAAAACAAACATTGTTGTAAACATGGTTGACAGACTGATGCGAGCGGCTCGGGAAGCGGGAGCTAACTGTGTGGTTACCGCCTGTCCTTTGTGCATGAATAATCTCGACATGCGTCCCTCTCCGGAATTGAAAATGCCTGTATTTTATTTTACCGAACTAATGGCGCTGGCCATGGAATTATCTGGAGCAGAGGAGACTTTCAAATCACACATCTTTGATCCGCGGCCATTACTCCGCGGGTTGAAGCTTATTTAA
- a CDS encoding 4Fe-4S dicluster domain-containing protein, translating to MEKRLINKDSLAGIARKMAMELTVWVPVREEDNVLFAPLSQDTEPFFAYLNSRNAPKQVFFPHTEKLMKYTRTPKGMVFSEEESKADKAVLFGVRPCDAQSFALLDMLFDQEKYRDPYYVAKRNNTTVITLTCVQPPYATCFCTSVDGEPLSGGGADILLTELDANYLAEFITAKGEKLLKYFGDLKTDEADDSRKMEVSEKAKQAIKSKIPAHEIKPLLDSNFEHPFWATIHSKCLACGTCTYLCPTCHCFDISDEATGSDGVRIRSWDSCMFPLFTKETSGHNPRTSQKERWRQRIMHKFKYYVDNFNAIACVGCGRCVRSCPVNLDIRKVVEDISKL from the coding sequence ATGGAAAAGCGGTTAATCAACAAAGATTCGCTTGCAGGTATAGCCAGAAAGATGGCGATGGAATTGACGGTTTGGGTTCCGGTAAGAGAGGAGGATAACGTGCTTTTCGCGCCCCTGTCTCAAGATACGGAGCCATTTTTCGCCTATCTCAATTCCCGAAACGCGCCCAAGCAGGTATTCTTCCCGCATACGGAAAAGCTGATGAAATACACCCGCACTCCGAAAGGAATGGTCTTTTCTGAGGAAGAAAGTAAGGCAGATAAAGCGGTCCTTTTCGGCGTTCGTCCCTGTGACGCCCAGAGCTTTGCGCTACTGGACATGCTTTTTGATCAGGAAAAGTACAGGGATCCATACTATGTCGCCAAAAGAAACAATACCACGGTCATTACTCTGACCTGTGTGCAGCCGCCGTACGCTACCTGCTTCTGTACCTCTGTGGATGGTGAACCGCTTTCCGGCGGGGGCGCGGATATTCTGCTGACGGAGCTTGACGCAAATTATCTGGCGGAATTCATCACGGCCAAAGGAGAAAAACTGCTGAAATATTTCGGCGATCTCAAAACCGATGAAGCTGACGACAGCAGGAAGATGGAGGTCAGCGAAAAGGCAAAGCAGGCCATCAAATCCAAAATACCGGCTCATGAAATAAAACCGCTTCTGGATAGCAATTTTGAGCATCCCTTCTGGGCGACAATCCACAGCAAGTGCCTCGCCTGCGGAACCTGCACCTATCTGTGCCCCACCTGCCATTGCTTCGACATCAGCGATGAGGCTACGGGAAGCGACGGGGTGCGGATTCGTTCGTGGGATTCTTGCATGTTTCCTCTTTTCACGAAAGAAACGTCCGGACACAATCCGCGAACCTCGCAGAAAGAGAGATGGCGCCAGCGCATCATGCACAAATTCAAGTATTATGTGGATAATTTTAACGCCATCGCCTGCGTGGGTTGCGGCCGTTGTGTGAGATCCTGTCCCGTTAATCTGGACATCAGAAAAGTCGTGGAAGATATTTCCAAGTTATAG
- a CDS encoding FAD/NAD(P)-binding protein, with the protein MQNPYIPYPVEIAKIITEVDTKDIKTFRLKFVNKEDEEAFQYIPGQFGELSVYGKGESPIGIASSPTQKGYIEFTVQKAGVVTSALHEMEEGTMMGVRGPMGNSWPIEYLEGKNLVIVGGGFAFTTLRSLINYMIYEDNRKRFGKITIIYGSRNPGLLLYKDELAAWEKRDDLNVNITVDKGDATWKGREGFVPTVCKEVAPSSENAVTVICGPPIMIRFTLPVFFDLGFSKENIITSLEMRMKCGIGKCGRCNVGNKYVCKDGPVFSLAELDKLTKEY; encoded by the coding sequence ATGCAAAATCCTTATATCCCGTATCCTGTTGAGATCGCCAAAATTATCACGGAAGTGGACACGAAAGACATCAAGACTTTCCGTTTGAAATTCGTGAATAAGGAAGACGAAGAGGCATTCCAATATATTCCCGGCCAGTTCGGCGAGCTTTCCGTTTACGGCAAAGGGGAATCTCCCATAGGGATTGCCTCCTCGCCCACGCAGAAGGGCTATATAGAATTTACCGTGCAGAAAGCGGGAGTCGTTACCAGCGCCCTCCATGAAATGGAAGAAGGAACCATGATGGGTGTGCGCGGCCCGATGGGCAATTCCTGGCCGATCGAGTATCTGGAAGGGAAAAACCTGGTGATTGTCGGTGGTGGTTTTGCCTTTACAACTTTGCGATCCCTGATTAATTACATGATTTATGAAGACAACCGCAAACGTTTCGGTAAAATTACCATTATTTACGGTTCCAGAAATCCTGGTTTGCTGCTTTATAAAGACGAACTTGCCGCCTGGGAAAAAAGGGACGACCTGAACGTAAATATCACGGTTGATAAGGGAGATGCGACGTGGAAGGGCAGGGAAGGATTTGTCCCCACAGTGTGCAAAGAGGTGGCGCCCAGTTCCGAAAACGCAGTGACCGTTATCTGCGGCCCGCCCATCATGATCCGCTTTACGCTGCCGGTCTTTTTCGATTTGGGATTCTCGAAGGAAAATATCATCACATCGCTGGAAATGCGGATGAAATGTGGTATAGGCAAGTGCGGTCGCTGCAATGTCGGCAATAAGTACGTCTGCAAAGACGGCCCGGTATTTTCCCTGGCGGAGTTGGACAAACTGACTAAAGAATATTAA
- a CDS encoding homoserine dehydrogenase, which yields MKRVINLGLIGFGTIGTGVIKLLQKNGELIAGRLGAEIRLKRIADLDITTPRGVDIPEGILTTKADDILNDPEIDIVIELMGGYEPARTFILKAMDNKKHICTANKALLATYGDDIFRSAHRNGVNIGFEPSVGGTIPVIKTIKESLIGNRIESIMAIVNGTSNFILSKMTDEGGSFETVLKEAQTLGFAEANPTFDIEGVDAAHKLAILLSLSYGKRVCLEDLHREGIASIGEQDIAFARELGYRIKLLAIAIRRGELIEARLHPTMVPFGHLLANVNSNFNAFHIIGDAADSVFLYGQGAGMMPTASAVISDVVDIARDIIKGSAGRVPPRVFDEEKISDINLLPFEEIITNYYFRFSVADRPGVLSRISGILGQNNISIAVVIQKGRRQNGAVPIVMTTYKAKERHVQKALAEIDTLDVVMGKTMLIRIEDDKLS from the coding sequence ATGAAAAGGGTTATTAATTTAGGACTTATCGGTTTTGGCACAATAGGTACAGGTGTAATCAAGCTGCTCCAGAAAAACGGCGAACTGATCGCCGGACGACTTGGCGCGGAGATTCGACTGAAGAGAATAGCGGATCTCGACATCACCACCCCCCGGGGGGTCGATATCCCGGAGGGTATTCTGACAACAAAAGCAGACGACATCCTCAATGACCCGGAAATCGACATTGTCATCGAGCTGATGGGTGGATACGAGCCGGCCCGCACCTTTATCCTGAAGGCGATGGACAACAAAAAACACATTTGCACAGCAAATAAGGCGCTTTTGGCGACTTATGGGGACGATATTTTCCGGAGTGCGCATAGAAACGGTGTCAATATCGGCTTTGAGCCCAGCGTGGGCGGCACGATCCCGGTCATCAAAACGATCAAGGAGAGTCTGATCGGCAACCGGATCGAATCGATCATGGCGATTGTCAACGGAACGTCAAACTTTATCCTCAGCAAAATGACCGATGAGGGCGGTTCCTTTGAGACTGTCCTTAAAGAAGCGCAGACACTTGGCTTTGCAGAAGCCAATCCGACCTTTGACATCGAAGGAGTGGATGCCGCGCACAAGCTTGCCATTCTTCTTTCCCTTTCCTATGGGAAGAGGGTGTGCCTTGAAGATCTGCACAGGGAAGGGATAGCGAGTATTGGCGAACAGGATATCGCTTTTGCCAGGGAGCTCGGCTATCGGATAAAATTGCTTGCTATCGCCATCCGGAGGGGTGAATTAATCGAGGCGAGACTACACCCGACGATGGTTCCGTTTGGTCACCTTCTTGCCAATGTCAACAGCAATTTCAACGCCTTTCATATCATAGGCGATGCAGCTGATTCCGTGTTTCTCTATGGCCAGGGGGCGGGTATGATGCCGACGGCGAGCGCCGTTATCAGCGACGTGGTCGATATCGCCCGGGATATCATCAAGGGGAGCGCGGGACGGGTTCCGCCCCGGGTCTTTGACGAAGAAAAAATAAGCGATATCAATCTTTTGCCCTTTGAAGAGATTATCACCAATTATTATTTTCGTTTTTCAGTTGCCGACCGACCGGGTGTCCTTTCCCGCATCTCCGGCATCCTCGGACAGAACAACATCAGCATTGCTGTGGTGATCCAAAAGGGACGAAGGCAGAATGGCGCCGTTCCAATTGTAATGACTACCTACAAAGCCAAGGAGCGTCATGTCCAAAAGGCTCTTGCGGAGATTGATACGCTTGATGTCGTGATGGGAAAAACCATGCTGATTAGAATTGAGGATGATAAACTTTCATGA
- a CDS encoding cofactor-independent phosphoglycerate mutase: MKYIVLLGDGMADYPIDSLQGKTPLEYAYTPNMDRIAAEGTLSLIDTIPLGLAPGSDVANLAVLGYDSRVFYSGRAPLEAANMGVQLASEDVAFRCNLVTLSDSAEPVMEDFTAGHISSAEAAPIINDLNAALGSEQFRFHPGVGYRHLLVWHGGEPGMKTTPPHDITGQKVAPYLPSGEGALEISRLMKLSQEFLADYPLNRERLAKGLKPVTSIWLWGQGRAPLIQKMTERFQITGGMISAVDLLNGIGVYAGLEVLKVKGATGYTDTNYVGKAEMALSALQNLDFVFLHVESPDEMGHEGNLSGKIMAIEDFDKKVVGTILDGIPLLGEYRVAVLSDHRTPIALKTHIADPSPLAFLSSRPGENQGRGVSFGETSAHNSGNMVSPGYRFMEHFIGGLERLFE, translated from the coding sequence ATGAAATACATAGTGTTACTGGGAGACGGGATGGCAGATTACCCCATTGACTCCCTGCAAGGGAAAACCCCGCTCGAATACGCCTACACCCCCAATATGGACAGGATCGCAGCGGAGGGAACGTTGAGCCTGATCGACACAATTCCCTTGGGGCTTGCCCCCGGAAGCGATGTGGCGAATCTTGCCGTCCTCGGTTATGATTCCCGTGTCTTTTATTCGGGAAGGGCGCCGCTCGAGGCGGCCAATATGGGGGTCCAGCTTGCGTCGGAGGATGTCGCCTTTCGTTGCAATCTTGTGACATTAAGCGACTCTGCGGAGCCGGTTATGGAGGATTTTACTGCCGGCCATATCTCCTCTGCGGAGGCGGCACCCATTATAAATGATTTGAACGCTGCGCTGGGCTCGGAACAGTTCCGGTTTCATCCCGGCGTCGGGTATCGGCACCTGTTGGTGTGGCACGGAGGAGAGCCTGGCATGAAGACGACTCCGCCTCACGACATCACCGGCCAAAAGGTTGCGCCGTATCTGCCCAGCGGGGAGGGCGCTCTGGAGATATCCCGTCTGATGAAGCTATCCCAGGAGTTTCTTGCCGATTACCCGCTTAACCGGGAACGACTAGCGAAGGGGCTGAAACCAGTAACGTCTATCTGGCTTTGGGGGCAGGGGAGGGCGCCCCTGATTCAAAAAATGACGGAGAGATTTCAAATTACAGGCGGGATGATATCCGCCGTTGATCTGCTGAACGGAATCGGGGTTTATGCCGGGCTCGAGGTCCTCAAAGTCAAGGGGGCAACCGGCTACACCGATACCAATTATGTCGGCAAGGCCGAAATGGCATTGTCTGCGCTCCAGAATCTCGATTTTGTCTTTCTCCACGTCGAATCCCCTGACGAGATGGGGCACGAAGGAAATCTCAGTGGGAAGATAATGGCGATTGAGGATTTCGATAAGAAGGTTGTTGGTACAATCCTTGACGGGATTCCCCTGCTTGGTGAATACCGGGTTGCCGTTTTAAGCGACCATCGGACTCCGATTGCGCTAAAAACCCATATTGCCGATCCGAGCCCACTGGCGTTTCTCTCTTCCCGACCCGGTGAAAATCAGGGCCGGGGAGTTTCGTTTGGGGAAACCAGCGCTCATAATTCCGGCAACATGGTATCGCCCGGATATAGATTCATGGAACATTTTATCGGTGGTTTGGAGAGGCTCTTTGAATAG
- a CDS encoding acyl-CoA thioesterase produces MNRSPLKIRVIYADTDAMGIVYHTNYIRWFEIGRTELFRDLGIVYKDLEASGCNLPVTQAYCHYHLPARYDDLVLLETEIDFIKRASIKFTHKIWDEAHINLLTEGYTVHACTDRTGKIIRMPAIITDKLRTFVNNPH; encoded by the coding sequence TTGAATAGAAGCCCGCTGAAAATTAGAGTCATTTACGCGGACACCGATGCGATGGGTATTGTCTATCACACCAATTACATCCGCTGGTTCGAAATAGGAAGAACCGAGCTTTTTCGCGATCTTGGGATTGTTTATAAGGACCTTGAAGCATCAGGATGCAATCTGCCCGTAACCCAGGCCTACTGTCATTACCACCTGCCTGCCCGCTATGATGATCTGGTTCTTTTGGAAACCGAGATAGACTTTATTAAGCGGGCCAGTATTAAATTTACCCACAAGATATGGGACGAAGCGCATATCAATTTGCTGACCGAGGGCTATACTGTGCATGCCTGCACCGACCGCACCGGAAAAATTATCCGCATGCCGGCCATAATAACCGACAAACTCAGAACATTTGTTAATAATCCGCATTAA
- a CDS encoding tetratricopeptide repeat protein yields MTNKLEKKELEEPDKLTILFTKIRSFVETHRSKIYLGAGIAVVIFLIAGGFYLYQANYENRAAGFYNGILTAQMKAGSPAGDEALTKGLKELLSKYPRSNAASLGHYRLGNLYYNRRAYDEAEASYHAFIKSASSDNDLIALAYNGLGACAEQKKDLKKALEFYDLAMKTKAGSSFESINYSNIARIYEELKDNKKAVEFYQKALLKTTDPARSILIKRKLSLLS; encoded by the coding sequence ATGACAAATAAGTTAGAAAAAAAAGAACTCGAAGAACCTGACAAGCTCACTATTTTATTCACTAAAATAAGATCATTTGTCGAAACCCACCGGAGTAAAATATATCTTGGAGCAGGGATAGCGGTCGTCATCTTTCTCATTGCCGGCGGCTTTTATCTCTATCAGGCAAATTACGAAAACAGAGCAGCCGGATTTTACAATGGGATATTGACGGCCCAAATGAAAGCGGGTTCCCCCGCCGGCGACGAAGCATTGACGAAAGGATTGAAGGAACTACTCTCCAAATATCCGCGGAGCAATGCCGCTTCTCTCGGTCACTATCGCCTGGGGAATTTATATTACAACCGTCGCGCTTATGATGAGGCGGAGGCCTCCTATCATGCGTTTATCAAAAGCGCTTCTTCCGATAACGATTTAATCGCCCTTGCCTATAATGGTTTGGGCGCATGCGCAGAACAAAAAAAAGACCTTAAAAAGGCCCTGGAATTTTATGATCTGGCGATGAAAACGAAGGCCGGTTCATCGTTTGAAAGTATAAATTACTCAAATATTGCGAGAATTTACGAGGAATTGAAGGATAACAAGAAGGCCGTTGAGTTCTATCAGAAGGCGCTTTTGAAAACAACTGATCCGGCGAGGAGCATCTTGATAAAAAGAAAGCTGTCGCTATTGAGTTGA
- a CDS encoding HSP40/DnaJ peptide-binding protein yields MGGGFRSTGRRGGFSFQTGGGAYDDRFRGGQSAYSVPQKGEDLHYNLSITLEEAVAGAEKQISLRSENGINEITVKIPAGINTGKKLRLSGKGYPGTNNGSNGDLYLNINVLPHPLFARDGNDIYIEKTISFTQAALGGSIEVPTIDGSVKRLKVPSGTQCGAKIRLKGLGIPPLKGSGTAHGDQFVKINIEVPRKLSASQTSLIKKLAEEGI; encoded by the coding sequence ATGGGCGGCGGGTTTCGCAGTACCGGCAGGCGGGGCGGCTTCAGTTTTCAAACGGGAGGAGGAGCCTACGATGATCGCTTCAGAGGGGGACAATCCGCTTACTCTGTGCCGCAAAAAGGGGAGGACTTGCATTACAATCTTTCCATTACGCTCGAAGAGGCTGTTGCGGGTGCGGAAAAACAGATTTCCCTCCGCAGTGAAAACGGGATCAATGAAATAACGGTAAAAATTCCCGCCGGCATCAATACCGGCAAGAAGCTGCGGCTCTCCGGAAAAGGCTACCCGGGAACAAACAACGGTTCCAATGGCGATTTATACCTGAACATTAATGTACTTCCTCATCCGCTGTTCGCCCGGGATGGAAATGACATATACATTGAAAAAACGATATCATTCACCCAGGCTGCTTTGGGAGGCAGCATCGAAGTCCCGACGATCGATGGTTCTGTTAAAAGGCTTAAAGTTCCGTCAGGGACGCAGTGCGGCGCCAAGATCCGTCTGAAGGGTTTGGGAATTCCCCCCCTCAAAGGATCTGGCACAGCGCATGGAGACCAGTTTGTAAAGATCAACATTGAGGTTCCCAGAAAGCTTTCCGCAAGCCAGACGAGTTTGATCAAAAAACTGGCTGAGGAAGGGATTTGA
- a CDS encoding UPF0280 family protein encodes MEKKPADYLIRAYRNNIVKNNLKVFNVSIEESDIFVSADYDLAQESLTSLYKARQIIEACIKDHPDFLTSLKPINFEIMPPSPVSEMLQASREAGVGPMAAVAGTIAEYVGRELRKYSRNVIIENGGDIYADTASDIQIGIFAGESPLSERVAIHIKQEEMPIGICTSSGTVGHSLSFGKADVCCVKAKSAALADAAATAVGNMVKSVRDIKAVLEQGMKIGGVLGIVIIVGEHLGAIGDITMLET; translated from the coding sequence ATGGAGAAAAAACCGGCAGATTATCTTATTCGCGCTTATCGTAACAACATAGTAAAGAACAACCTTAAAGTATTTAATGTAAGTATTGAAGAGTCTGATATATTTGTCAGTGCTGACTACGACCTTGCACAAGAATCCCTGACTTCATTATACAAAGCCCGCCAGATAATTGAGGCATGCATAAAAGACCATCCTGATTTTCTAACCTCTCTGAAACCGATTAATTTTGAGATAATGCCTCCATCGCCGGTAAGCGAAATGCTGCAAGCCTCAAGGGAGGCAGGGGTAGGCCCGATGGCGGCAGTCGCCGGCACAATAGCGGAATATGTGGGAAGAGAGCTTAGAAAATACTCGCGCAATGTAATAATAGAAAACGGCGGAGACATCTACGCTGATACAGCAAGTGACATACAAATCGGAATTTTCGCAGGAGAATCTCCACTAAGCGAGCGTGTGGCAATTCATATAAAACAAGAAGAGATGCCCATTGGCATCTGCACCTCGTCGGGAACGGTGGGACACTCGCTAAGCTTTGGCAAAGCGGACGTCTGTTGTGTGAAGGCCAAATCGGCAGCCCTTGCCGACGCAGCAGCAACCGCAGTCGGCAATATGGTGAAATCTGTAAGGGATATCAAGGCGGTTCTTGAGCAAGGAATGAAAATAGGCGGCGTGCTGGGGATAGTGATAATTGTCGGGGAACATCTCGGGGCGATCGGCGATATCACTATGCTGGAAACATAA